The genome window CGTCGTAGTGGCGCTCCGCGAGCCGGCGGGCGGTCTCGATGTTGTCGCCGTCCGCACCGATGGCGACGCCGCGGTCCGCCTCCTCGACCTCGACGTACGCCACGCGGTCGTTCTGCTCGGAGATGGTGACGGCGTTGACGGCCGCCGGCGCGAGCGCGCTCGCGACGAACGCCTCGGCCGTGTCGGCGTCCTCGACCAGTTCGATCGACTTGTCGAGCCGCCGTTCGGCCTCCGCGACGGTCTCGCCGCCCTGGCCGATCGCGGCCGCCATCTCGCCGGCGGGCACCACGAACACGAGCCGGTCGCCCTCCACGAGGCAGTCGGTCGGCGTGACGCCGGTCAGCTCGTCGAACCGACCGATGTAGCGCCGCGCCTCGTCGGAGAGCTCGACGCGCATTAGTCGTCGCTCACGACGCGCGACCCCATCCGGAGGTCGACGTCGCCGGTCCCCATCGAGATGGGCTTGCCGGCGATGACGTTCTCGATGACGCCGTCGAGGTCGTCGTACTCGCCGTGGATCGCGGCGTCGAGCAGGTGGTTGACCGTCACCTCGAACGCCGCGCGCGCGAGCACCGAGTCCTTGTTGCCGGAGATGCCGTGCCGGCCGATCGACTCGATCTCACCGTTGTTCGTCATGATGTCGGCGACGAGCATGAGGTGCCGGACGTTCACGTCGTCGAGCCCCTGCTCTTCGAGCGTGTTCTTCGTCTCGTCGATGATCGTCTCGCGGGCCGCTTCGACCCCGAGGTTGCGGTAGATCTCGTGGATGTTGTTACACGTCGTCCGCGAGGCGTCGACGCCCTCGATGTCGAGGGCGTCGCCGAACGCCGATCCCTCGGTGTAGAGGACGAACTCCTCGTCGCCGTCGATCTCCTCTTTGCGGATGACGACGCGCTCGATCTCCTCGATCCCCTTGAACACGATCTCCCGGAGCCGCTCGACGAGCTGGAGCAGCTCGCGGTAGCTCGGCTCGTTGGGACCGAACTCGATGACGGTGCCGGCCTGCCGGGCGTCGACGCCCAGCGAGTCCTCGATCGTCTCGGCGATGATCTCCGCGACCTCCGTCGGGTCGGAGTGGGTGGGCCACCGCTCCAAGAGCGTGTCGTCGTTCAGGTCGATCCGCACCAGCATGTCCGCGACGTTCGTCGACACGTCGCCGAGCGCGAGGATACGCGTCGCCTCGATCGACCAGACGACCTCGTGGGCCTTCTCGCGGTCGGTCGCGTACTCGCCGTCGAGGTGGACCGTCATCATCGGCGTGTCCGGCGTCTTCCGGGCGTCCACCAGCTCGATGAGCCGAGGGAGCCCCTGCGTAACGTCGATTTCTGCGACGCCAGCGTAGTGAAAAGTATTCATTGTCATCTGAGTACCGGGCTCGCCGATCGATTGGGCAGAAACAGTGCCCACAGGGTCCAAGGGATCAACCCGCGTCTGCTCGTAGCGGTTCTCGACGCCCTCCACGATGTCGGTCGCCTGTTCGATGGTGACCTCGCCGGCCTCCTCGGCCTTCCGGTCGATGGCCTCGTACACCTTCGACTTGAGTCGGCGGGGGAGCTCGGTCGCCTCCACGACCGCCTCCATGTCGTCGGTGACGTGGTCGTGCTCAGTCATCGGACTCCACCCCCGGCCCGCCGGCCTTGTTGAGTCCCGGCCCGGCGTGCTCCGAGAGGTTCGTCGGCGGCTCGCGCTCGCCGAGGAACCGCTCCTTCTCCTCGTCGGAGGCGAACTCGGCGTCGACCACGCGGTCGACGATGCCGTCGACGTCGATGCCGTCCTCCTCGCCGGAGGAGACCTTCACCGGCGAGGTGCCGTCCTCGCCGAACTCGAACTGGACGATCCGGCCCGAAGTGTCCCGGACCGTCCCGTCGTACTGCGCCTCCAGCTCGGAGAGCGCGTTGATGAGCCGGCGCTGGAGGTAGCCGGACTTGGAGGTCCGGACCGCCGTGTCGACGAGCCCCTCGCGGCCGCCCATCGCGTGGAAGAAGAACTCCTGGGGCGTGAGCCCGCCGCGGTAGGAGTTCTCCACGAAGCCGTGGGCCTCCGAGGAGAGGTCGTTCGGCCGGTAGTGGGAGAGCGTCCGGTCCTCGTAGCCGCGGTTGATCCGCTCGCCGCGGACCGCCTGCTGGCCGACGGAGCCGGCCATCTGCGTCAGGTTCAGCATCGAGCCGCGGGCGCCGGAGCGGGCCATCACGACCGCCGGGTTGTCGTCGTCGAAGTGCTGGTCGGCGATCTCACCCGCCGAGTCGCGGGCCTTCCCGAGCGTCTGCATGATCTTCATCTCCAGCGTCTCGTCGACGCCGCGGCCGGGCAGCGACTCCAGCTCGCCGGCCTCGTACGTCTCGATGAGCTCTTGGACGCGGTCGTAGGCGCTCTCGATAGCGTCGTCGACCTGCTCTTCGGCCTCCGGCGGGATCGACTCGTCGTCGATCCCGATCGAGAACCCGAAGTTCATGATCGCGCGCATCGCTAGCGACGCGATCTCGTTGATGAACACGCGGGCGCGCGTCTCGCCGTACTCCTTCGTGAGCGTGTCGACGACCTCGCCGCCGAACGCGCCGACCGCGTCCTCGTCGATGGTCCCCTCGATCAGCTGACCGTCCTCGATGACGACGCTGTCGCCGGCCGAGGAGGTAAAGGAGAGGTCCAGATCGTCCGGGAGCAGTTCCGAGAACAGCGTCCGGCCGGTCCAGAACTCGCGGCCGTCGTCGCCGACGCCGTCGGCCTCGGGCAACTCGTCGACTCGGGTGGCGCGCAGCAGGTCCAGCGCCTGCGTCTCCGTGAACTCGGGGTTCGAGTGGGTGAGCAGGTAGGTGCCGGAGATGTGGTCCTGAATGGCGCCGATGATGTTCCCGCCGAACCGCGGCGAGAGGATCTGCTCTTGGACGCGCATGAGGACGCGCGCCTCGGCGCGGGCCTCCTCGTTTTGCAGCGCGTGCATGTTCATCTCGTCGCCGTCGAAGTCGGCGTTGTACGGCGGACAGACGACGGTGTTGAGCCGGAACGTCTTGTACGGCATCACCACGACCTCGTGGGCCATGATGGACATCCGGTGCAGCGAGGGCTGCCGGTTGAAGATCACGATGTCGCCGTCCACGAGGTGGCGGTTCACCTCCCAATCGGCCTCGACCTTCTCGGCGAGCTCCTCGCAGTTCTTCTCGGTCACCTTCAGCCGGCGGCCGTCGGGGCGGCGCACGTAGTTGGCGCCCGGGTGGGCCTCGGGCCCGTTCCGGACGTACTGCCGCGCCTCCTCGACGTTGCGCTCGGTGACGTTGAGCGTCTGGGTCATCTCCTTGGCGACGCGGTCCGGGACGCCGACCTCGTTCAGCGAGAGCGTCGGGTCGGGCGAGATGACGGTACGGGCCGAGAAGTTGACGCGCTTGCCCGAAAGCGAGCCGCGGAAGCGGCCCTCCTTCCCCTTCAGCCGCTGGCTGAGCGTCTTGAGGGGGCGGCCGGAGCGGTGTCGCGCCGGCGGCGTCCCGCTGATCTCGTTGTCGACGAACGTGGTGACGTGGTACTGTAACAGCTCCCAGAGGTCCTCGATGATCAGCTGCGGGGCGCCGGCCTCGCGGTTCTCCATGAACCGCTGGTTGATCCGGATGATGTCGACCAGCTTGTGCGTGAGGTCGTCCTCGGAGCGCTGGCCGTTGTCGAGCGTGATGGAGGGGCGGGTGGTGACCGGCGGCACCGGCAGCACCGTCAGGATCATCCACTCCGGGCGGGAGTGCTCGGCGTCGATGCCGAGGACCTCGAGGTCCTCGTCCGGGATGTCCTCGAACCAGTCGCGGATGTCCGAGGGCATCAGCTTGTTCATGTCCTCCTCGGTGAGGTCGACGTCCAGCGCCGTCTCGATGGCGCGGCGGTCCTCCTTGCGCGGGCGGAACTCGCCGGCCATGATCTCGTTGATCCGGTCGACGGCGATGTCAGTCTCGTCGGCGAGTTCCTGCGGCGAGGTGCCCGGGTCGTCCTCTTCCTCGTCGGGCTGCATCGCGGCCGCGATGCGCTCGGAGTAGTCGCCCGAGAGCACGTCCTGGACCTCGTAGTAGGTGGTCGGCTTCTCGTGTTTGATGTCCGCCTGCGGCTCGCCGCAGAAGGGGCAGGTCGACGCCTTTCGGGCCTGCCGGACGGCGGCCTTCAACACGTCGTGCTCGTCGTCGCCGAGCTCCTTCGCCCGCTCGTAGCGGTCGCGGAACTCGTCGCGCTGCGCCTCGTCTAAGGCGAGCCGACCGCACTCTCGGCACGTCGAGCGGAGCAGCCGCCGGATGAGCTTCGTGAAGCCCACGTGGATGACCGGGGCGGCCAGCTCGATGTGGCCGAAGTGGCCGTTACAGGAGCCGGAGTGGGAGCCGCAGGTTCGACACTCCAGGCCGGGGTCGATGACGCCCAGCCGCGGGTCCATCAGCCCCATGTCGATCGGATAGCCGTCGTCGTCGTACGTGTCGGCCGTGATCACCTTCGTCGCGGACATGTCCCGGTACGTCTCCGGGTCCATGAGGCCGAAGTCGATCCCGCCGAGCACTTTCGGTGTTTGCATTGACATCTAAATCGCGTCCTCCAGTTCGAGTTTCGGTCGGATGCCGAGAGCGATCATCTCGTCGAGCAGCAGCTTGAACGCGTAGCTGACCTCCAGCTCGTGGATGTCGTCCTCGTCGCCCGTCACCGGGTCGTACACGCGGCGCTGCTCGCGGTCCTCGACGGCGACGAGCCCGGTCTCGGCGGAGACGTGGACCGTCTCGGCGTCCGAGGACTCCAGCAGTCGCTCGTTGAGCACCATCGACGCGCCGTGGCCGATGATCGTGTCGCGCTCCATCTCCCCGACGCGCAGGCCGCCCTCGCGGGCCCGCCCCTCGGTCGGCTGGCGCGTGAGCACCTGGACCGGCCCGCGCGAGCGGGCGTGGAGCTTGTTCGACACCATGTGGTACAGCTTGTGGTAGAAGATCGTCCCGACGAAGATCTCGGCGTCGATCTTCTCGCCGGTGACGCCGGAGTACATCACTTCCTTGCCGGAGGACTTGAACCCGTGCTCCTCTAACTGCTCGCGGAGCTCCTCCTCGTCTTCGCCCTGGAACGGCGTGCCGTCGACCCGGGAGCCGCGGAGCGAGCCGACCTTGCCGCCGAGCATCTCCAGCACGTGGCCGACCGTCATCCGCGACGGCAGCGCGTGCGGGTTCATCACGAGGTCGGGAACGACCCCCTCCTCGGTGAAGGGCATGTCCTCCTGGGGCGCGAGGTGGCCCACGACGCCCTTCTGTCCGTGTCGGGACGCGAACTTGTCGCCCAGCTCGGGGACGCGCTGGTCGCGCACCTTCACCTTCGAGAGCTTGGAGCCGTCCTCGCCCTCCATCAGCGTCACCGTGTCGACGACGCCCGACTCGCCCGAGCGCATCGTCACCGAGGTCTCGCGGCGCTTCTGCGGGGAGAGCCCGCCCATGTCGTCGGGCTCTTCGAGGAAGCGCGGCGGGCTGGTCTTGCCGAGCAGGACCGAGGACTCGTCTACCTTCGTCTCGGGGTTGACGAGGCCGTCCTCGTCGAGGTGGGTGTACGCGTCCTCGCCGCGGGCGCCGCGCACGTCCTGTTCTGGGATCTCGAAGCGGTCCTCCTGACCGCCGGGGTAGCGGCGCTCCTCGCCCTCGTACGTCCGGAAGAAGTGCGAGCGGGTGAGCGCGCGGTCGACGGAGCCCTGGTTCATCACCAGCGCGTCCTCGATGTTGAACCCCTCGTAGGACATCACGGCGACGACGAAGTTCTGCGCCGCCGGCCGCTTGTCGAAGCTGATCTGGTCGGAGGTCTGCGTCTTCACCATCGCCAGCTGCGGGTAGTGGAGGAGGTGCTGGCGCGTGTCCGGCCGGATGCGGTAGTTCGCCGAGGGGAGCCCGAGCGACTGCTTCATCATCCCCGCGCCCATCGTAATCCGGGGCGAGGCGTTGTGCTCGGGGTAGGGGATCATCCCCGCGCCGATGCCGAAGACGAGCTGCGGGTCGATCTCGAGGTGCGTGTGGTCCTCGGTCACGTCCTCCTCGTCGACGGCGACGAGGATGTCCTCCTCCTCCTCCGCGTCGATGAACTCGACGTAGCCGCGCTCGACGAGGTCCTCGAACTCGACGTCGCCGCGTTCGAGCGCCTCGATCTCCTCGTCGCCGAGGAGCGGCTCGCCGTTCTCGACGACGATGAGCGGACGCCGCGCCCGCCCCGCGTCGGCGTTGACGATGACCTCGCGGGTCCGGTCTTTCACCGAGACGTTCACCATCTCCGAGACGTCGCCGCGGCGGCGCGCCTCGCGGATCTGTTCCGCGAGCTCCTGGGGGTTCTCGTGGGTGCCCACGAGGCTCCCGTTGACGTACACCTTCGCTTCGCGTTCTGCTTGTGCCATGTTAGTCGTCCGCCGTCTGTCGTTCGACGCCCTCGATGCCGGGGATCCCCTCGACACCCATCGACGCCAGTTCTCGTTTGAGTCCCTGTTCGTCCTCGACCGTCTGCGACAGCTCCATCGCCTGCGCGAAGTTCTTCACGAGCCCGCAGTTCGGCCCCTCCGGCGTCTCGGAGGGGCAGATGCGACCCCACTGGGTCGCGTGGAGGTCCCGCGCCTCGAAGTGCGGCTGCGACCGCGACAGCGGCGAGCGCAGGCGCCGGAGGTGCGAGAGCACGCCCATGTAGTCCGTCCGGTCGACGAGCTGGGAGACGCCCGAGCGGCCGCCGACCCAGTTGCCGGTCGCGATCGGGTGTTCGAGCCGCTCGGTCAGCACGTCGGACCGGACGACCGTGTTGACGGTGAGCTGCCGGTTCCGCATGTTGGCGCGTTCGAGCTGGTACTTCACGTCGCGCGCCAGCTTGTTCAGGGCGGTCCGGAACAGGTCGCGCATCAGGTCGCCGGAGACCTTCAGGCGCTTGTTCGCGTAGTGGTCCTTGTCGTCGGCCTCCCGGCGGTCTAAGGCGAGTTCGAAGCACGCCTCGGCCATCCGGCAGAGGTAGTACGCCTTGTTGATGCGGACGTCCTCCTCGTCGACGCCCTCCTCGTGGAGGTGCGGGAGGAGGTAGCGGTCGATGACGTAGTTCGCCCGCTTGAGCTGGTAGTTCTTCCCCTGGCCGCTCGCGACGCGCTCGCCGAGGGTCTCGATGGCCTCCTCGGTCGTCTGGACGTCGGCCTCCTCCAGATTCTCCAGCATGAACTTCACGATCTCGGGGTCGTCCGAGACGCGGTGGACGATCTCCTCGTCGGATTCGAGTCCGAGCGCCCGGACGAGCGTCACGAAGTCGATGGAGCCGGAGACGGAGGGGAACGACACTTCGAGCAGCCCCTCGCGGTTGCGCTCGCAGAGGACCAGCGCGCGGTAGCCGCGGCGCTGGGAGAACGTCTTGGCGACCTGGATCTCGTCGCCGTACTTCGAGTCGTACTCCGCGAGGATCTTGTTCGGCGCCAGGTCCTCCGAGGTCATCAGCACGCGCTCGGAGCCGTTGACGATGAAGTAGCCGCCGGGGTCGACGGGGTCCTCGCCGATGTCGATGAGCTCCTCGTCGGAGAAGCCCGCCATGTTACACTTGTTCGAGCCGACCATGATCGGCATCCGGCCGACCTTGGTCTCGGTCGTGTCGACGACCTCCTCGGGCTCGTCCTCGCCGCCGCGCACGATGGACATCTCCATGAACACGGGCGCCGAGTAGGTGATGTTGCGGAGCCGCGCCTCCTGGGGGTAGAGCAGCTCCTCGGAGCCGTCGGCCTCGCGGACGCGCGGGGTGACCATCCGCACGTCGCCGAGCTCGACGTAGACGGGCTCCTGGCCCTCCTTGTCGCCGATGTCCGTCTCGATCGTCTCCTTCTCGTCGACCACTTCCTGCATGCCGCGGTCCAGGAAGTTGTTGAACGAGCGGAAGTGGTGTTCTGCGAGCCGTTCGTCCGAGAAGTACTCGCGTGAAACCACGCGTCGATCTTGCCTGTTCATGAGACGACCAGTCGGTACACGACCGCCTCGTCGGTCGTGCGGGAGTCGCGAACGATCTTCACCACGTCGCCGACCTCGGCTTCGTCGGGGAGCGCGGGATCCGTGCGTTTGATCTTCGGTAAGTTCGTTTTCTTCACGTCGTACTCCGCCAGGACCTCCTCGACCTCCTCGGGGTCGTCGAGGAGAACGTGGTCCGGGACGAGTTCGTGTTGGCTTACGTCTACCATGGGTGCTGGTGGTGGGGAGAAGCTATCACGAGATACTACAGGTACGTATATACGCCAGCGGCATAAGAGTTACCAAGCGCTGCCGCGCGCGGCTCACGGACCGAGGGCGTTCGACACTCTCACGCACGCGAGGTCGACACAAAAGGATACCGGCCGCGGCCCCGACCGCGCCCCTCGGCGTCCCGGCTCGGACGTCCCGATTCCCTGTCACCGACCCGCACTCCCGTCAGGGATGACAAGCCTTATTTGCCAGACAGGGATACGAACTGATGCGACAAGCCCGGATGGTGTAGTGGCCCATCATACGACCCTGTCACGGTCGTGACGCGGGTTCAAATCCCGCTCCGGGCGTCCCCTCTTTCGGGGCGCTGTCGCTGTTTGCCCGGATGGTGTAGTGGCCCATCATACGACCCTGTCACGGTCGTGACGCGGGTTCAAATCCCGCTCCGGGCGTTCCTGTCGACGCCGACTACGAGCGAGGAGCGCCAGCGACGAGCGAGTCCGGCGTCGACGAACGCAGACTGAAGGGATTTGAACCAGGGAGTGGAGCGAGCGGTGCGAGGCGCGAGCGAAGTGAGCGCCTCGAAAAGCGAGCGGAAAGACTGAGGTACAAATCCCGCTCCGGGCGCTTCTGCTGCCGCAACAACGAACGAGGAGCGCTAGCGACGAGCGCGTCCGGCGGCGGTTCCGATCCCGAGCTACAGCCCCAGTGCCGCCCGGAGGTCGTCGACGAGCGTTTCCGTCTTCTCGTCCGGCTCCTCGTCGGTGTCGACGGGCGTCCGCCCGTCGTACGTCTCGTGGACCATGGAGACCCCCTCGGCGAGCGTGTCGAGACCGTAGCCGCCCTCCAGCACGTACGCGTCGGCGGCGCCGACGTCGTCGGCGAGCGTCCGGATCCGGTCGGTCAACAGCGCGTACCCCTCCGAGGAGACGCGCATCCGCGAGATTGGATCGTGGCGGTGCGCGTCGAACCCGGCCGAGACGATCAGCAGGTCGGGGTCGAACCGGTCGACGGCGGGCGCGATCCCCTCGTCGACCGCGTACAGGTAGTCGGCGTCGCCGGCGCCGGCCGCCAGCGGGAGGTTCGCGGTGGTCCCCTCGCCGTCCCCCTCGCCGGTCTCGTCGAGGTCGCCCGTGTCCGGGTACAGCCCGTCCTCGTGGATCGACGCGTAGAACACGTCGCCGCGGTCGTAGAAGATGTCCTGCGTGCCGTTCCCGTGGTGGACGTCCCAGTCGAAGATCGCGACGCGGTCCGCGAGGTCCTCGTCGAGCGCGGTCTGGGCCGCGACCGCGGCGTTGTTGAAGAAGCAGAACCCCATCGCGTCGTCGGTGACGGCGTGGTGGCCCGGCGGGCGGCCGATCGCGAACGGCGTCCGTCGGCCGGTCGACCCGTCGAGCGCCTCGCGGGCGGCCCACTGGGCGAGTCCGGCGGAGCTGAGCGCGGCGTCCCACGTCCCGTCGCTGGCGACGGTGTCGGGGTCCCAGCTCCCGCCGCCGTCCGCGACGAACGACTCCAGTTCGTCGACGTAGTCCGGGTCGTGGACCGCCGTGACCGCCGCCTTCTCGGCGGGGTCCGCCTCGACGTACTCGACGCCGTGTCGCTTCGCGAGGCCGCGGCGGATCGCGCGGAGCCGGTCCGGGTTCTCCGGGTGTCGCTCGCCGGTGTCGTGGTCGAGACACCGCTCGCTGTAGCCGAACCGCATCTACTCGAACAACGCGAAGTACGTCTCGATATCCTCGGCCTGTACCGTTCGCCGGTCCGCGTGGCGGGCCAGCGTCGCGGCCGCGCTCGCGACGTTGTCGGCGTAGTCCTCCAGAATATCGGCCAGCGCGACCCGCGCGTCGACGCCGACCCGGTATCGGTCGTCGATCCGGAGCCGAGCGATCCGGTCGATCGGCGCGACCGGCAGCGTGAGGTCCTCCCGGCTGACGACCTGCTCGACGCCGAAGTCCGCGGCCATCAGCGTCTTCCGGCCGTCCGCGGTCGCCCGCTCTGCCGCGTCGACGGCCAGCACCGCGCCGTGGGACTGGATCCGTCGCGCGAGCTCCTCGGCGGCGTCCGCGCTGACGCGGAGTTCCCCCGCGTTCCGCCGGATGATCCCGTCGACCGGCGCGAACGGCAACTCGACACTCATACACACAGTCGCGTCCGTGTATCGTATAACGCTTTCCGTTACCCGCGTCCCCGCCGGATCCGGACGGGGACCGTCGGGGCCGGAAGACGCGTCCGCCTCAGAACACGTCGTCCGCGTCGATGGTCCCGTCGCGCTCCGGCCCGCGGACGGTTATCTCCTCGCCGAGCCGGAGGCTGGCGTCGGTCTCGACCGTCTTCGTCCGCTGGCCGTCGTCGAGGACGACCGGGTCGCCGGTCTGGACGACGGTCCCGGTGAACTCCACGTCCTCGCTCGCCCGCTCCGCCGTCGCGGCCGCGGCGCCGCCGCTCGCGCTTCCCGCCTCGTCCTCGCCGCCCTCGCCGGCGACGGCCTCCGCGGCCGCCTTCTGTCCGTCCTCGGCGAAGGCGCCGAGACCGGTCTCGTCCGCGCCGCGGTCGCCGTCTCCCGCGGTCCCGTCGCTCCCGGCGGAGCCGGAGCCGGACGCCCCGCCAGCGACGCCGGCCGCAGCGTCGCTCCCCTCGTCGAGGACCGAGACCGTCGACCGCCAGTTCGCGGACGCCTCCAAGTCGTCCTGCCAGCCGTCCTGGATCTCGACGTCGGTGAAGACGACGCGGTCGGCCAGTTCGATCTCGCGGTCGGCCTTATCGCCCCACAGCGCGACGCGGATCTCGCCCGTCTCGTCTTTGATCCGGACGTTCCGGACCTGCCCCTCGCTGCCGTCGTCGCGGTCGAACGTCCGCTTCGGGTCGGTCTCGATGACGCCGCCGCCGATGTCGACCGTCTCGCCGATTTCCAGGTCGGCGACGTCGGTCGTCTCCGGGACGTACTCGACGTCCTCGTCGACGCGTTCGACCGTGCCGCGGTCGCCGACGTGGAGCTCTAAGTCGCCGTCGCGCTCGCGGACGTAGCCGTCGCCGACCTCGACGACCTCGCCCGCCTCGAACTCCTCGGCGAGGTCGGCCTTGTCGTCCCACAGCGTGACGCGGACGCGGCCCGTTTCGTCGCCGACCGTGAGGTTCGCCACGCGCCCCTCGCTGCCGTCGTCGCGGTCGAACGTCCGGATCGAGTCGGTGTCGAGCACCTGCCCGACGAGGTCGACGTCGGACGCGCCGAGCGTGAGGTCCTCGACGCGGTAGGTGTCGAGCACCTGCACGTCGACCTCGGCGTCCTCGTCCGGCTCGACCTTGTCCGCGCTCACTTCGAGCCCGCTGTACCCCTCCTTCGGGCGGCCCATGACGCGGAGCACCTGCCCGACCTCCAGTTCCTCCTCGGCCGCCGCGGCCATGTCGTCCCACAGCGCGACCCGGACGGAGCCGGAGGCGTCCGCGACGTCGACGTTGCACACGCGGCCCTCGTCGGCCTCCTCGTCGTCGCGCTCGAAGGTCTTGACCTCGCCGATGGCGGTCACCTTCCCGAGGAACTTCACCTCGTTCATCCCCGGTTCGATGTCGGCGATGGTGTCCGCCTCCTCGTCGCGCAGCTCGTGCGCGATGAGCATCGCGGCGGTCTCCTCGTCCGCGAGCCCGCCCATCTGCTCGACCTTGTCCTCGACGGCGGCCTCGAACTCCTCGAACTCGACGTCGGTGTCGAGGTCCTCGTACACCTCCTCTATGGCTCCCATACTCGTTCCTCCGTGGTCGGCGAGGTCACGCATAAGCGTTGCCGTCGGTCCGGGCTCGCGCCGGCGCCCGTCCGATCTGCGGAGCGACCGGTTCGGGTCGCGGTCGCGGCTCGAAGGCGTCTCATAGAGGCGCATGGGGCCCGTCGGTACAAAAGGTGTTCATCCCGCGCCGCGAGTGCGCGTTCGTCTACTCCACCTTCGTCCCGCACCGCGTGCGTGCGGACCGGACGCACGGGACCCGCGGACCGTAACCGTCTTAAGTTCTACCGCGGTACGTGGAGATGAGTCCTGGTAGGGTAGTGGACTATCCTCTTGGCTTGCGGAGCCAGGGACCGGAGTTCAAATCTCCGTCAGGACGTTTTCGGACACACAAAACGGCGAGCGTAGCGAGCCGTGCGTGTGTCCGAAAACTCCGCGGAGATTTGAGCAGGAAAGTCGCA of Halorubrum trapanicum contains these proteins:
- a CDS encoding single-stranded DNA binding protein, which encodes MGAIEEVYEDLDTDVEFEEFEAAVEDKVEQMGGLADEETAAMLIAHELRDEEADTIADIEPGMNEVKFLGKVTAIGEVKTFERDDEEADEGRVCNVDVADASGSVRVALWDDMAAAAEEELEVGQVLRVMGRPKEGYSGLEVSADKVEPDEDAEVDVQVLDTYRVEDLTLGASDVDLVGQVLDTDSIRTFDRDDGSEGRVANLTVGDETGRVRVTLWDDKADLAEEFEAGEVVEVGDGYVRERDGDLELHVGDRGTVERVDEDVEYVPETTDVADLEIGETVDIGGGVIETDPKRTFDRDDGSEGQVRNVRIKDETGEIRVALWGDKADREIELADRVVFTDVEIQDGWQDDLEASANWRSTVSVLDEGSDAAAGVAGGASGSGSAGSDGTAGDGDRGADETGLGAFAEDGQKAAAEAVAGEGGEDEAGSASGGAAAATAERASEDVEFTGTVVQTGDPVVLDDGQRTKTVETDASLRLGEEITVRGPERDGTIDADDVF